tataatctatatctatactatattaaaaaggcagtttccaatttgaaatcaatttcaaattaatttcaaaattaagttgcaattttgtagttataataaaattgaaggtttatgtttaaactatattttcctttttgttttccatttctttaacttcgtatttattgttttatttcttaccaaaattatgaaattcgattaattataaaatacttatttaatatacctatcaaattaaagattacgataagagctttaatttgatatattttatgtaaatatttgatttaaaatgtacaaattaaatttgtttattataattttataaatttctctctcctctctcatcattttgaaaaaaatgtattttaaattcttttttattagtattttttatttttttttaactttttttttgcttttcataatatcaaattttataattgtaaattcttttttatttttttattttttaatattcaattcaaatatatttagttaaaattaatttttattatatttatgagtatgataattgaattagtattaacttttatatataaaaaaataaaagatattttCTCGTGCGTTGCATGGGATGGAAATGTAAgttatattaaaaagataattctcaatttgaaatcaatttcaaaattgaatggcaattttgaagttataataaaattgaaagttactttgtaaactatatttttttctttaacttcttattttttattttatttatttccaaaatCGTGAAATTCGATtggttataaaatatttaatatagatatcaaattaaagatcacgataagagctttaatttgatatattttatataaatatttgatttcaaATGTAAAAGTTATGTACTTGtttaaatactaattttttttaaaaaaatctctctcctctctcatctttttgaataaatttattttgtaattattttttattaaattttagtttttcttgtcttttttttacatttcataatatcaaaatttataattgtgagttcttctttatttttttattcaatcaatatttaattgaaatatgttcaattaaaattttattatatttataagtatgataattaaattagtattaatttactataaatataaaaatttaaaatatttttccgttCATTGCACGGGGTGTAAATGCTAGTTAAAATTAAATCATTTACTTAGCTAGACATCTTAATAATAgatcaaaataatattttcaataaaaataaaattatttatttgacaaACTAATTAATTGACCAAATTTAATTGGAGGTGCAAAATAATTCAGGGATGGGAAAATACATATTATATCTACTCCATTTATATATGTTCTCTAGTAATGATAGACTACTATAAATTTGATGTGGTATTGGAGAAGATATggataaaaatgattaaaaataaggAATAGAGAAAATCGTATAATCATACATGTTAATTTTTTCTAAGAGAAGTACATTGATTTTATCTTACACTATCAGTTTAAAAGTTTATGtttcataattataataatctttcaaatattttcttctAATTATTTGCTCAAATATTTAGCATACGGAGAAATGCAATTCTATATTTCTTCAAGTCATTTACTTAGCTAATTAGTATTGACATCTTAAAAATtggttaaaataattttttttgtaaaaataaaactatttttttagAGAATAAAACTATTTATGTAGTCAACTAATgaattgatcaaatttatttggaGGTGCAAATACTTGAAATATGGGAAAATACACATTGTATCtaatcattttatatatgttctcTAGTAGGCATAGACTACTATAAATTTGATGTGGGAttggataaaaaataattaaaatgaggaCTTGagatgaataaaattaaaaaatagagaaaatcaTATAATCATGTCAATTTTTTCTAAGGGGATACATcagtttaaaaatttatgtttcaaaaattataaaaatctagcaaatattttctaattatttgcTCAAATATTTAACATATGGAGAAATGCAATTCTACAATTCTTCAAATTACGCCAACTTACAATTTTGTgaacttaaatattttttaattaaaaaaatcaattacttAGCCAATTAGCATTGACGTTTTAGTAATtgataaaaacaaaattttcaataaaaataaaacaatttatTTGGCCAACTAATTAATCGACCAAATTTAATTGAAGATGCAAAATAATTGAGGAATGAAGAAATACACATTATATCTAATCCTTTTATATGTGTTATCTAGTAGTCATTGACTACTAcaaattcaatgtgggatgagAGAATGTATAGATTAGAATGATTAAATGAGGATTTAAGATAAATTAGAATAGAGAATAGAGGATGTGCTACGTAGGATCTTAAATTAAGGGGAATCCTTGAATATGTAATCTAttaagcccacgtttggttagatgtttttagaggttggaaagtgaatcaagtaattgaatccattacttattgtttggtttgggtaatgagataattattacccttacttgagggtaacccaatcacccaatttgttacccctcaaaatagaggggaaacaaaaaaaagggaatctcttactaatgtttttctttccattgttacaccaaacactcaataaaaataataatagttattgttaccattccactcatttatttgattccattccctttccattcctttatttgaaccaaacgagcactaaataatagatagatagattcGTCTCCTATAAAATTGAGTGTATAAAAGCAACAGATCTAATTCGCCTTGACCCGACCCGTGATACCATGTTTTcaaaaacaaaagcaaaaatAGTGTGGTGTAACGTAATGCACCATTTTTttcagtatttttttaattattttttcgttTATTTGCAtttccttttctattttttcgtTTCTTTCTACCTTTTATTTTCAACagattttttgttttctttttcttctattGTTTTTGTGTATTTATGCTTTtgtgaaatattacatttcttcatatcaatagttactttttcttacgataataattatttgatcaaataattaaaagtaatatttttgaaacattactaAAAACTATTTTAGTAATGTTAAAATaaattgtttaaatttattttaacatTTAATAGGTGAAATTGACATGAAGTACTAAAAATTGCCTCATTTTCAGCTTTTGCACATATTTTCAACTTATAATTGTACAATTTTCTTACACAAAAACCTTTGTGTAAGAAAATTATAAGaacttttataaaattttatgcAAACCTATCACCATCATATATTGGTACTTTACTTTAATTTGAATACATtcattgtatatatatttttataaaaatgaatattttaaaaatacatgttATGAATATGATTATTTTATCCTATTAACACCATTTTTGGTATCTAGATTTCTTTTCATctgttctcaaaaaaaaaaaaaaaagatttcttTTCATCTAGTTAATTAGTTGTGGAATTATGATTGACTTTAATATTTGTGATGTATATCCTGATTCCATATAAACTGAGTGACTTGCTATTTGAATGTTATAACTACAAGTTCTCCACTCCAACATTAGTCTAGGATCGAGTATTGCATCATCACAAATTATTAAGGAAGCTTCAAATTAAGAAATGAGCTCAAGAGTAATTACCCCCAAGTTAATTTCACTTCATTTTCTAATTGCCAATGGGTAAAacaattgtttatattttaatcatTGTTCCAATTTCATATTTTCTTGTTGATAATTTCAGCTAGTTTGGCCATCGTGTTAACACTTACATCAACAGTCAAATGAATTGTTTGCTGTCATCTGTTTGGATCACTGATTTCCTCAATGACTCAGACGAAGAGATATTGTAAACAAAGATTAGTCTGACTAATACAATATCATCTTCCCTCTCAAATGAATTCATTTGCAGTCGCCTTGTTTAACAAATAAAAACTCTTTGGATATGCAAATAAATAGGGATTTTATAAAACGCTAGTTACGCAGTAGATTGGGGTCTATGATGAATTAAATTGGATATAGAGATAGATGGGATGGGATTAAGGGGAAAATTAGGGGCAACCAAGATTCACTCAATCGTGATGATGggattaataaataataagtaTTGTTAATCTTTTACTATATCTTATACACAATCGGATTATATATTCGACTCTTCTAATTATCTTTTTGTATGAGACTATAACATATCAAAATATCCAATATCCTTTgtcttaatattttattcaaaacaaACACCAAAAACACATGACATTCCCTAAAACATAAATAGCTGCGATACTAACTAATATAAGCATGATATTTATGCAGTGCTTAAGGGATTCGGATCCACTGACTTGTTCAAAACATTTTTCTCGATCATCCAAAGCTCACAAATTCAACAACCCTAATAATCCAAGCATGCTCTCAAACTAACTCTCGAGAATGTAGTGTTTGTGAACaccctctcactctctctcacacacacaacacgcACAAGAGCATACAACATCGCACCATCAGAATGCAGAGACCACACCATTTGCACGAACAAGCACTTTAAATAACAATGGAGTCCACGAAAATGGGACTGGTACAAGAAAAGTGGAAATCTGGTGTGTTGAAAATGAAGCTGGTGGCAGAGATACTCACCGGAAGTCTGTTCTACGTCGAGGTGGGAGCGGATGCCACCGTGGGCGACCTCAAGAAGGAGATCGGGAAACAGGAAAACCTACCCGGGGATCGCCTCATTCTGCTGCTTGATGCTGAGGAGCGTTACTCGTTGGATAAAGACGAAGCTTCTCTCAAGGATTACGGGGTTGAAGATAGCTCTCACATCTACATCTTCTTTCAGGACAACATTGCTGCTTCCTCTGCTTCTCCTTTGACTCCAAAGGAGTCTACAAGTGTGGATAATACAGATGAGGCTGACGAAGATGAAGCTCCACGCCATGAGAATGCTTCAGTTGAGGCTAATGAGCCTTCTGCCTCAGTTGATCAAGAAGAATGAGTGTTCAATTCTTGACAGAATATAATCTTAATAATTAGTAGTCGACTCGACTCTATCACACGTTTTTCACCGTTCCGTTAAATAATATTTAGCCTTAACTCCCAGTTATATAGCTCCCACAAAATCTACCACTTTAAAGGTCAAGTTATGCTGATTTGAGTTTTAATCTGACTGCGCATGCTGTTCTTATAATAACCTAATTATAAGTAAAGAATAATGCGAAACATTCAAGACAGTGAAACGAAACAAGAAAACTTTGATAGATATAATTCATATATTCAAAAAACTACATTACATGAAACTAACAGCCGAAAATGGAGAAGATAAAACTGAAGTAACATAAGAAAACGAAGTTTGGAAGGGGAAATGAGATGTTTCAAATGACATTTCGCACAGCATATTGCTCCAAGAAACATACTCTGCTGAGATGATCTGTGTACAGTAAAATAAGCACAAGAGAGGTGACGTATCGCGACTTCAACTCTTCACTGGGATCCATCAGGAAAGGGGTCCAGAGCATCTTGTTTGCCATTCAAGTAGAACTCTACAACAGCTTGCATTCTTGGATATTTATCGGGATGGTAATTCACGTGAACGATAACAGGCTTGATTTTTTTCAGTTTCGCATCTTTTCTCACGGTCTTGAAAAGAACTTTGCTGTTCATAAAGAGATAGAAATCCATAGTTCTCTTGGAAGCATGAAGCCCGATATAACCAGGGTGAGAAGGGAAGTAGAGCTCCTCGTTGAAAACGGCTTGATCCCAAGCATTTGCCTCCCGAGCAAGCCTGCCAGCCACGCGATCTAGCAGCTCAATAGAAGGAATAGTGGGCCTTATATAGAAGAAACCGGAATTATAGACCCATATCCTCATTGTGTGAGCATATCGCGCCCAACCCATAGCAGGCTCGTCAAAAACATCATTGAACCCATAAGCAGTCATATTATTGTGACCATCTGACATAGACTCCACGTCAGAATCTCTATGCAAATGATCAAACGGATTCTGCAAGAATACTATATCCACATCTGAAAGAAGAACACTATAGCCCAGCTGCAGAAATTCCCTCAGTATTCGAAATTTCAGACCTGATACAGCATGATTACCACCACCCTTTCCAATAGCGTCAACAGATTCATCTCGATCCCTCTGGTACACAGGGACGTCATTTGCCTTGCAGAACTCTAGAATTTCATTATCTAACGCCACCACTAGGTAGTTAGGAATCCCAACTTTCTTAATGTTTGTGAACCAAAGTTCAAGCATTGCTTTTACATTCGAATTGGCAAGAGCAACTATAATCTCTTTCCTGTCAGCAACCTCAGCCAAGATCTTTGCAAGTCTAGGGTTTACAGTTTCATCAGGAAGGACAGTTGGATTCGTCCTTAGACTCTTAACAG
The genomic region above belongs to Salvia miltiorrhiza cultivar Shanhuang (shh) chromosome 5, IMPLAD_Smil_shh, whole genome shotgun sequence and contains:
- the LOC131025618 gene encoding uncharacterized protein LOC131025618; this encodes MESTKMGLVQEKWKSGVLKMKLVAEILTGSLFYVEVGADATVGDLKKEIGKQENLPGDRLILLLDAEERYSLDKDEASLKDYGVEDSSHIYIFFQDNIAASSASPLTPKESTSVDNTDEADEDEAPRHENASVEANEPSASVDQEE
- the LOC130986579 gene encoding arabinosyltransferase RRA3-like is translated as MALGRREKNLQSSIRGSRIIAAIGIGVAVGCVFAFFFPHGFFSTNQPTQLRHVSDSNLEVDAASCESTEKIDLLKSDIRRLSDKNAELKRQVRELNEKMRLAEQGNQHAHEQVVVLSEPHKAGPFGTVKSLRTNPTVLPDETVNPRLAKILAEVADRKEIIVALANSNVKAMLELWFTNIKKVGIPNYLVVALDNEILEFCKANDVPVYQRDRDESVDAIGKGGGNHAVSGLKFRILREFLQLGYSVLLSDVDIVFLQNPFDHLHRDSDVESMSDGHNNMTAYGFNDVFDEPAMGWARYAHTMRIWVYNSGFFYIRPTIPSIELLDRVAGRLAREANAWDQAVFNEELYFPSHPGYIGLHASKRTMDFYLFMNSKVLFKTVRKDAKLKKIKPVIVHVNYHPDKYPRMQAVVEFYLNGKQDALDPFPDGSQ